A genomic stretch from Deinococcus radiotolerans includes:
- a CDS encoding ABC transporter substrate-binding protein, whose amino-acid sequence MKKALTLALALTLGTAAAQQSTFVWPAAWTADQNTANKRGGELRLSAISDFKTMNPFTSSEADSIPDRMSEGSGLFTQDPRNDEFIPYMAASAPVVSNNNKRFVVKIRQGMKFSDGQAITADDFVSTWKIHTDDKVGSNSYDTFFLVGKPITVKKLDNYTLQFDFPQPSASALSIMSYSPWPDHVFGKAYREGGADAVKKLWGLATPASQIVSPGAWVVESYRAGERTVFKKNANWGDWNKDSRGQELPYLNTMSVRIVADANASLAAFLAGQIDTVGMRNADDLAQTKKAIDSGNLKAFLKANVSPQATSQWITFNWNKASDPAKQKLFRDVRFRRAMSHIANRQAMVQLALGGLGSETYFSTYPIFKQQLDAGLSAGAPQYKYDLAQASKLLGQIGYTKKNAQGYLVDKSGKVLEFNLSTNAGNTVREQLGRIFADEAKKVGVKVNFTPIDFNTLVGQLTSKGENRPFDAILLGLSGGSNIWSFGSNVVPCGTNLHSYNNPTDGKCATSQEQLMTKLYYQGDSELNDAKRRAIGGQLMKAEGELQPVIYLVGGNYHVAFNERLGGEYPANLMNAYYGQRANPLTFIK is encoded by the coding sequence ATGAAAAAAGCCCTAACCCTGGCCCTGGCGCTGACCCTCGGCACCGCCGCCGCCCAGCAGTCCACCTTCGTGTGGCCCGCAGCCTGGACTGCCGATCAGAACACCGCCAACAAACGCGGCGGCGAACTGCGTCTGTCCGCCATCAGCGACTTCAAGACCATGAACCCCTTCACGAGCTCTGAAGCGGACAGCATTCCTGACCGCATGTCCGAAGGCTCGGGTCTGTTTACGCAGGACCCCCGCAACGACGAGTTCATCCCCTACATGGCCGCCAGCGCACCCGTGGTCAGCAACAACAACAAGCGCTTCGTGGTCAAGATCCGCCAGGGCATGAAGTTCAGTGACGGTCAGGCCATCACGGCCGACGACTTCGTCAGCACCTGGAAGATCCACACGGACGACAAGGTCGGCAGCAACAGCTATGACACCTTCTTCCTAGTGGGCAAGCCCATCACGGTCAAGAAGCTCGACAACTACACCCTCCAGTTCGACTTCCCCCAGCCCAGCGCCAGCGCCCTGAGCATCATGAGTTACTCCCCCTGGCCTGACCACGTGTTCGGCAAGGCGTACCGCGAAGGCGGCGCCGACGCCGTCAAGAAGCTGTGGGGTCTCGCCACGCCCGCCAGCCAGATCGTCAGCCCCGGCGCCTGGGTCGTGGAGTCCTACCGCGCCGGCGAACGCACGGTGTTCAAGAAGAACGCCAACTGGGGCGACTGGAACAAGGACAGCCGCGGCCAAGAACTGCCCTACCTGAACACCATGTCCGTCCGGATCGTCGCGGACGCCAACGCGTCGCTGGCCGCCTTCCTCGCCGGTCAGATCGACACCGTCGGCATGCGCAACGCCGATGACCTGGCGCAGACCAAGAAAGCCATCGACTCCGGCAACCTGAAAGCCTTCCTGAAGGCCAACGTCAGCCCCCAGGCCACCAGCCAGTGGATCACCTTCAACTGGAACAAAGCCAGCGACCCCGCCAAGCAGAAACTCTTCCGTGACGTGCGCTTCCGCCGCGCCATGAGCCACATCGCCAACCGCCAGGCCATGGTTCAGCTCGCCCTGGGCGGCCTGGGCAGTGAGACGTACTTCAGCACCTACCCGATCTTCAAGCAGCAGCTCGACGCAGGCCTCTCCGCCGGCGCCCCGCAGTACAAGTACGACCTGGCCCAGGCCAGCAAGCTGCTCGGGCAGATCGGCTACACCAAGAAGAACGCCCAGGGCTACCTGGTCGACAAGAGCGGCAAGGTGCTGGAATTCAACCTGAGCACCAACGCGGGCAACACCGTCCGCGAGCAGCTGGGCCGCATCTTCGCTGACGAGGCGAAGAAGGTCGGCGTGAAGGTCAACTTCACCCCCATCGACTTCAACACCCTGGTCGGCCAGCTCACCTCCAAGGGCGAGAACCGTCCCTTCGACGCCATCCTGCTGGGTCTCTCCGGCGGCAGCAACATCTGGAGCTTCGGCAGCAACGTCGTGCCCTGCGGCACCAACCTGCACTCCTACAACAACCCCACCGACGGCAAGTGCGCCACCAGCCAGGAACAGCTGATGACCAAGCTGTACTACCAAGGTGACTCCGAACTCAACGACGCCAAGCGCCGCGCCATCGGCGGCCAGCTGATGAAGGCCGAAGGCGAACTGCAGCCCGTCATTTACCTCGTCGGCGGCAACTACCACGTGGCCTTCAACGAGCGCCTAGGCGGCGAGTACCCCGCCAACCTGATGAACGCCTACTACGGCCAGCGCGCCAACCCCCTGACCTTCATCAAGTAA
- the secG gene encoding preprotein translocase subunit SecG — protein sequence MILTLFIVLFALVCAGLIFFVLLQVPKQAGLSASMASGGSLLGGRGVEGGLVRITSVLGGFFMLLALLINLVSR from the coding sequence ATGATTCTGACCCTGTTCATTGTGCTCTTCGCTCTCGTGTGTGCTGGCCTCATCTTCTTCGTGCTGTTGCAGGTGCCCAAGCAGGCGGGCCTCTCTGCCAGTATGGCGTCCGGCGGATCACTCCTCGGTGGCCGCGGCGTCGAGGGTGGCCTGGTGAGAATTACCAGCGTGCTTGGCGGCTTTTTCATGCTGCTGGCCCTGCTGATCAACCTCGTGTCTAGATAA
- a CDS encoding metal-binding protein, producing MPSGRVHNLINIGAYSVLAAAALYAARQELVVITPAQALNFTLAYAAGTFLLSPDLDLAEGRVDSKRHWGVLGALWVPYGMLFSHRGWSHSWVIGPLTRLLYVALILALIFGLLRFVAPDLQVPTIPQPISVKVVAPLLLGYYLSQWLHLIADGVRPDHGLRKGYRRVRGR from the coding sequence GTGCCCAGCGGTCGCGTTCACAACCTCATCAACATCGGCGCGTACAGCGTCCTGGCGGCCGCCGCGCTCTACGCTGCCCGGCAGGAGCTGGTCGTCATCACCCCTGCTCAGGCCCTGAATTTCACACTGGCGTATGCGGCGGGCACCTTCCTGCTGTCCCCGGACCTGGATCTGGCTGAAGGGCGAGTGGACAGCAAAAGGCACTGGGGTGTCCTGGGCGCCCTGTGGGTGCCGTACGGCATGCTCTTCAGTCACCGGGGGTGGTCGCACAGCTGGGTGATCGGGCCGCTCACGCGACTCCTGTACGTGGCGCTGATCCTGGCCCTGATCTTCGGCCTCCTGCGGTTCGTTGCTCCTGATCTGCAGGTGCCCACCATTCCCCAGCCCATCAGCGTCAAGGTGGTGGCGCCGCTGCTCCTCGGGTACTACCTGAGCCAGTGGCTACATCTGATCGCCGACGGGGTGCGGCCCGATCATGGGCTGCGCAAGGGGTACCGCAGGGTGCGGGGAAGATGA
- a CDS encoding S8 family serine peptidase yields the protein MTHVQRMAGLLAAALALSACDQLKPDAQKLQDRTVSLGFKTQEAVTVPFSGNWRVTDAPSWIHVSSQAGQGPVTVTFTADRQEATPVKADQPSLSGKVKISWTSGTGGQAVNGTAIWTVTAQQYALTGRLTQPAQVTGADVVTGVQAPAKTDLAPRGVIVKYRASGLLSAQSTTLRPAALGREQLQTAGIQVARQVSLSAQSAALDVKDVQGALRVLRSDPRVEYAVPNATLRAQAAAEPVVPTDQFAPLQWAYPLMGYGAVWRDMEGGAYSRAVTVAVVDTGVRFDHPDLTGQLWLPGEGAMDVIADTTNGDGDGADTDPTDPATPGRTAGSHGTHVTGIIAARWGTNSGACSGCSPSGVVGATYKANVKVLPVRVIDASGNASEADVTLGIRYAAGLPVTIDGVTFKTPHPAQVINLSLGGAISTEDARPMCEAIAEARAAGSLVIAAAGNGYGTVPYYPAACDGAVSVASVTLSGASAPMHSPFSNAYPQVQLAAPGGADPYSGATFNGGTFNGAAFPDMILSTSWDYAKNAPNYEAEVGTSQASPQVTALAALLLSKGVTTGPDDTLQRLRDTATDLGEAGRDDQFGFGMVNAAAALNAPQVSSGLGIRVQSAQGLSFQPPLDSTGAFRAYLGDGTYRVTGGTDVNGNGVYGESGEARDERTATLSEAAPQVTLGDLTPR from the coding sequence ATGACCCACGTTCAACGTATGGCAGGGCTGCTGGCGGCAGCACTCGCGCTGTCCGCCTGTGATCAGCTGAAACCGGACGCCCAGAAGCTTCAGGACCGCACGGTCAGCCTGGGCTTCAAGACGCAGGAGGCCGTCACGGTGCCCTTCAGTGGCAACTGGCGCGTCACGGACGCCCCGAGCTGGATTCATGTGTCGTCCCAGGCCGGCCAGGGCCCTGTGACCGTGACGTTCACGGCGGACCGTCAGGAGGCCACGCCGGTCAAGGCGGATCAGCCCAGCCTGAGCGGCAAGGTGAAGATCAGCTGGACCAGCGGCACTGGTGGACAGGCGGTGAACGGCACAGCGATCTGGACAGTCACGGCACAGCAGTACGCACTGACCGGTCGCCTCACACAGCCCGCGCAGGTCACCGGTGCGGACGTGGTCACGGGTGTCCAGGCGCCAGCGAAAACCGACTTGGCGCCCCGCGGCGTGATCGTGAAGTACCGCGCGTCCGGCCTGCTCTCTGCTCAGTCGACCACGCTGCGCCCCGCCGCCCTGGGCCGCGAGCAGTTGCAGACTGCGGGTATTCAGGTTGCCCGTCAGGTCAGCCTGAGCGCCCAGAGTGCCGCGCTGGACGTCAAGGACGTGCAGGGCGCCCTGCGGGTGTTGCGCAGCGATCCACGCGTGGAGTACGCCGTGCCGAACGCCACCTTGCGCGCCCAGGCGGCAGCCGAGCCCGTCGTCCCCACGGATCAGTTCGCGCCGCTCCAGTGGGCGTATCCCCTCATGGGCTACGGCGCGGTGTGGCGCGATATGGAGGGTGGCGCCTACAGCCGCGCGGTGACGGTGGCCGTGGTGGATACCGGGGTCCGCTTTGATCACCCTGATCTGACCGGTCAGCTGTGGCTGCCCGGGGAGGGGGCCATGGACGTGATTGCCGACACGACGAACGGTGATGGGGACGGCGCGGACACGGATCCCACGGACCCGGCCACGCCTGGACGCACGGCGGGCAGTCACGGCACGCACGTCACGGGCATCATCGCGGCGCGCTGGGGCACGAACAGCGGCGCGTGCAGCGGGTGCAGCCCCAGCGGCGTGGTTGGCGCGACCTACAAAGCGAACGTGAAGGTTCTGCCGGTGCGCGTGATTGACGCGAGCGGCAATGCCTCGGAGGCGGACGTCACGCTCGGCATCCGGTACGCTGCGGGTCTGCCCGTCACGATTGACGGCGTGACGTTCAAGACGCCCCACCCGGCGCAGGTGATCAACCTGAGCCTCGGGGGCGCGATCAGCACCGAGGACGCCCGGCCCATGTGCGAGGCCATTGCCGAGGCCCGCGCCGCTGGCTCGCTGGTCATCGCGGCAGCCGGCAACGGGTACGGCACCGTCCCGTACTACCCGGCCGCGTGTGACGGCGCGGTATCCGTCGCGAGCGTCACCCTGTCGGGCGCGAGTGCGCCCATGCACTCCCCGTTCAGCAACGCGTACCCGCAGGTTCAGCTGGCCGCTCCGGGCGGCGCGGACCCGTACAGCGGCGCGACCTTCAACGGCGGCACCTTCAACGGCGCGGCCTTCCCGGACATGATTCTCTCCACCAGCTGGGACTACGCGAAGAACGCTCCGAACTACGAGGCGGAGGTGGGCACCAGTCAGGCCAGCCCTCAGGTTACCGCGCTGGCCGCGCTGCTGCTCAGCAAGGGCGTCACCACCGGGCCGGATGACACCCTCCAGCGACTGCGGGACACAGCCACGGACCTTGGTGAGGCCGGTCGGGACGACCAGTTCGGGTTCGGGATGGTGAACGCCGCGGCGGCCCTGAACGCCCCTCAGGTGAGCAGCGGCCTGGGCATCCGAGTGCAGAGCGCCCAGGGTCTGAGCTTCCAACCTCCTCTGGACAGCACCGGCGCCTTCCGCGCCTACCTGGGTGACGGCACCTACCGCGTGACCGGCGGAACGGACGTCAATGGCAACGGCGTCTACGGCGAGTCCGGCGAGGCCAGGGACGAACGTACGGCCACGCTCTCGGAGGCGGCGCCGCAGGTGACACTGGGAGATCTGACGCCCCGCTAA
- a CDS encoding MDR family oxidoreductase, which translates to MTQPLPDTYRALRVLKDDQGTRAELQTLPLTALPDGDVLIRVTHSSLNYKDGLAVTGRPGVLRTHPMTPGIDLAGTVLDDATGRWQPGTPVILTGWGIGERQDGGYATLARARPEWLVAQPGGTDAHWAMSVGTAGFTAMLAVMALEDQGLTPGSGEVLVTGAAGGVGSAAVALLARAGHTVVASTGRPHEDAYLRSLGASRVIGREELPGLTRPLEKERWAGVVDTVGGATLAGAYASTRTHGSLAVCGLAGGHELHATVFPLILRGVSLLGIDSVTCPVQRREAAWTRLSRDLPAPQLAAMTHTASLEDVPALAEEILAGRVRGRTVIEIS; encoded by the coding sequence GTGACCCAGCCCCTGCCCGACACCTACCGCGCCCTGCGCGTCCTGAAAGACGATCAGGGCACGCGCGCTGAACTTCAGACCCTGCCCCTCACGGCCCTGCCGGACGGTGACGTGCTGATCCGCGTCACACACTCCAGCCTGAACTACAAAGACGGCCTGGCCGTCACTGGGCGGCCCGGTGTGCTGCGCACCCATCCCATGACGCCCGGCATTGACCTGGCCGGCACCGTGCTGGACGACGCGACCGGACGGTGGCAGCCCGGCACGCCGGTCATCCTGACCGGCTGGGGCATCGGCGAACGCCAGGACGGCGGTTACGCCACCCTGGCCCGGGCCCGGCCCGAGTGGCTGGTCGCGCAGCCCGGCGGCACGGACGCCCACTGGGCCATGAGCGTCGGCACCGCCGGATTCACGGCCATGCTGGCCGTCATGGCCCTGGAAGACCAAGGCCTGACCCCGGGCAGCGGCGAGGTTCTCGTGACCGGCGCGGCGGGCGGCGTGGGCAGCGCCGCCGTGGCGCTGCTCGCCCGGGCCGGTCACACCGTCGTGGCCAGCACGGGCCGCCCGCACGAAGACGCGTACCTGCGGTCCCTGGGGGCCAGCCGCGTCATCGGGCGGGAGGAGCTACCCGGCTTGACCCGCCCGCTGGAAAAGGAACGCTGGGCGGGCGTCGTGGACACGGTGGGCGGCGCCACCCTCGCCGGTGCGTACGCCTCCACCCGCACGCACGGGAGCCTCGCCGTGTGCGGCCTGGCCGGTGGGCATGAACTGCACGCCACCGTGTTCCCCCTGATTCTGCGCGGCGTGAGCCTGCTCGGCATTGACTCCGTCACCTGCCCAGTGCAGCGGCGCGAGGCCGCGTGGACTCGCCTGTCCCGCGACCTGCCCGCACCTCAGCTTGCTGCCATGACGCACACCGCCTCACTGGAGGACGTCCCAGCGCTGGCGGAGGAGATTCTGGCCGGACGCGTCCGGGGACGCACCGTGATCGAAATCAGCTGA
- a CDS encoding hemolysin family protein, whose product MNDYIGIAALFVLVLLNGYFVAVEYALVSVRRTRIDQLAEEGNATARIVQRVLGRLDLYIAAVQLGVSMMSLLIGFVAEPAIEHLSEPLFLRAGLPEQYLKPVAFALAFILSTTFHIVLGELVPKSAALQKSEQLSMAMVRPLVAFTAVFRPVILGLNALGGVVLRLLGLKAVAGHHTAYSEEEIRMIVSASSQEGVLEDDEKELVYNVFDLSDTTVREIMTPRIDMVVVDGASPLRRLLELKGEHGYSRVPVFQDTPDNIVGIVHTGDVLLHLDALDHTLIADVMRPVFFVPEGMKIKDLLAKMRDKKSHLSIVVDEFGGTSGLVTLEDALEEIVGEIYDETDEEEVPMIEVISEGVYLMDASLTVGEVEERLNANIEDGEGEFDTLSGFMTSHFGDIPEVGQNFTHNGWAFTVEDADQRRVNRVRVERAPQVNELETEDTHE is encoded by the coding sequence ATGAATGATTACATCGGTATCGCCGCCCTGTTCGTGCTGGTGCTTCTGAACGGGTACTTTGTCGCGGTGGAGTACGCGCTGGTCAGCGTCCGCCGCACCCGAATCGACCAGTTGGCCGAGGAGGGCAATGCCACGGCCCGCATCGTGCAGCGTGTCCTGGGCCGACTGGACCTGTACATCGCGGCCGTGCAGCTGGGCGTGTCCATGATGAGCCTGCTGATCGGTTTCGTGGCCGAACCGGCCATCGAGCACCTGTCCGAGCCGCTGTTCCTGCGTGCGGGTCTGCCTGAGCAGTACCTGAAGCCCGTGGCGTTCGCGCTGGCGTTCATTCTGAGCACCACCTTCCACATCGTGCTGGGGGAACTGGTGCCCAAGAGCGCCGCGCTGCAGAAGAGTGAGCAGCTGAGCATGGCGATGGTGCGGCCCCTGGTGGCGTTCACGGCGGTGTTCCGCCCGGTGATTCTGGGCCTGAACGCGCTGGGCGGCGTCGTGCTGCGCCTGCTGGGACTGAAGGCCGTGGCCGGGCATCACACGGCGTACAGCGAGGAGGAGATCCGCATGATCGTCAGCGCGTCCAGCCAGGAGGGCGTGCTGGAGGACGACGAGAAGGAACTCGTGTACAACGTGTTCGATCTGTCGGACACGACCGTACGGGAGATCATGACGCCCCGGATTGACATGGTCGTGGTGGACGGCGCCTCGCCGCTGCGTCGCCTGCTGGAACTGAAGGGCGAGCATGGATACTCGCGCGTGCCAGTCTTCCAGGACACGCCGGACAACATTGTGGGCATCGTGCACACCGGGGACGTGCTGCTGCACCTGGACGCACTGGATCACACCCTGATCGCGGACGTGATGCGCCCGGTGTTCTTCGTGCCGGAAGGCATGAAGATCAAGGACCTGCTGGCCAAGATGCGGGACAAGAAGAGCCACCTCAGTATCGTCGTGGATGAGTTCGGCGGCACCTCCGGCCTCGTGACGCTGGAAGACGCGCTGGAGGAGATCGTCGGGGAGATCTACGACGAGACGGACGAGGAAGAGGTCCCGATGATCGAGGTGATCAGCGAGGGCGTGTACCTGATGGACGCCAGCCTGACAGTCGGTGAGGTCGAGGAGCGCCTGAACGCGAACATCGAGGATGGTGAGGGCGAATTTGATACCCTGAGCGGCTTCATGACCAGCCACTTCGGGGACATCCCGGAGGTGGGGCAGAACTTCACCCACAACGGCTGGGCCTTCACCGTGGAGGACGCCGACCAGCGCCGCGTGAACCGCGTGCGGGTGGAACGCGCCCCGCAGGTGAATGAACTGGAGACCGAGGACACCCATGAGTAA
- the cdd gene encoding cytidine deaminase: protein MSNANALNLTPDPQLLEGAKAAFKQAYAPYSKFHVGSALRTRDGRVFFGANVENASYGLGRCAEQSAVQAMATAGEREFTDIVVYSEATPPASPCGACRQVLYEFAPDARVVCVNQHGDIVSGYVRDFLPHGFRLEQRDDGHDVGTE, encoded by the coding sequence ATGAGTAATGCCAATGCCCTGAACCTGACCCCTGATCCCCAGCTGCTGGAGGGCGCGAAAGCCGCGTTCAAGCAGGCGTACGCGCCGTACAGCAAGTTCCACGTCGGCTCGGCCCTGCGCACCCGCGACGGCCGCGTGTTCTTCGGCGCGAACGTCGAAAATGCCAGTTACGGCCTGGGCCGCTGCGCGGAGCAGAGCGCCGTGCAGGCCATGGCCACCGCCGGAGAGCGCGAATTCACCGACATCGTCGTGTACTCCGAGGCGACACCGCCCGCCAGTCCGTGCGGCGCGTGCCGTCAGGTGCTGTACGAGTTCGCGCCGGACGCGCGCGTGGTGTGCGTGAATCAGCACGGCGACATTGTCAGCGGGTACGTCCGGGACTTCCTGCCCCACGGGTTCCGGCTGGAGCAGCGAGACGACGGGCACGACGTCGGCACGGAATAA
- a CDS encoding gamma-glutamyltransferase family protein, whose amino-acid sequence MVATSQPLAAQAGLSVLQQGGNAVDAAIATAAALTVVEPTSNGIGGDLFALVWAGGQLHGLNASGAAPAALSLDALRDRHAGEMPRHGWTPVTVPGAVRGWADLHARFGRLDFAQVLAPAIAYARDGYPLSPVLAANWARATGIYRRLNLPEMDEWFRTFAPDGFTPAPGALWRSEGHARTLEQIAATHGETFYSGELAGQIDAHARAQGGLLTGADLAAHASEWVTPIHTDLHGHRVYEIPPNGQGIAALIALNVLRDVTLPERRDNPQGLHVQIEAMKRGFHDAHAFVADPRHTPVDVAQLLSAANATAHRAHLGPRAHDPRTHAPSTGGTVYLAAADDQGQMVSLIQSNYMGFGSGIVVPGTGIALHNRGHNFNTDPAHPNAVAPGKRPYHTIIPGFLGRTDGTPVGPFGVMGGFMQPQGHLQVVLNTAYYGMNPQQALDAPRWQWLDGTRVEVEHALGGTLARELAGMGHAVSVQLDPGAFGRGQMIRRDPVTGVLEGGTETRTDGHIAAW is encoded by the coding sequence ATGGTCGCCACCAGCCAGCCCCTCGCCGCGCAGGCGGGCCTGAGTGTCCTCCAGCAGGGCGGGAACGCCGTGGACGCCGCCATAGCCACGGCCGCCGCCCTGACGGTCGTGGAACCCACCAGCAACGGTATCGGTGGGGACCTGTTCGCGCTTGTCTGGGCAGGCGGCCAGCTGCACGGTTTGAACGCCAGCGGCGCCGCACCCGCCGCCCTGAGCCTGGACGCCCTGCGGGACCGGCACGCGGGCGAGATGCCCCGCCACGGCTGGACGCCCGTGACCGTGCCCGGAGCGGTGCGCGGCTGGGCGGACCTGCACGCCCGTTTCGGGCGGCTGGACTTCGCGCAGGTGCTCGCCCCGGCCATTGCGTATGCACGGGACGGCTACCCGCTCTCCCCGGTCCTCGCCGCGAACTGGGCGCGGGCCACCGGCATCTACCGCCGCCTGAACCTGCCCGAGATGGACGAGTGGTTCCGCACCTTCGCCCCGGACGGCTTCACGCCCGCGCCCGGCGCACTGTGGCGCAGCGAGGGGCACGCCCGCACCCTGGAACAGATCGCCGCCACGCACGGCGAGACGTTCTACTCCGGCGAACTGGCCGGGCAGATCGACGCGCACGCCCGCGCGCAGGGTGGCCTGCTCACCGGCGCGGACCTCGCCGCGCACGCCAGTGAATGGGTGACGCCCATCCACACCGATCTTCACGGGCACCGCGTGTACGAGATCCCACCGAACGGTCAGGGCATCGCCGCCCTGATCGCGCTGAACGTCCTGCGTGACGTCACGCTGCCCGAACGGCGCGACAACCCGCAGGGCCTGCACGTGCAAATCGAAGCCATGAAGCGCGGCTTCCACGACGCGCACGCCTTCGTGGCCGACCCGCGGCACACCCCGGTGGATGTCGCGCAACTGCTCTCGGCGGCGAACGCCACCGCGCACCGCGCGCACCTGGGCCCGCGGGCCCACGACCCCCGCACCCACGCACCCAGCACGGGCGGCACCGTGTATCTCGCGGCTGCCGATGATCAGGGGCAGATGGTCAGCCTGATCCAGAGCAACTACATGGGCTTCGGCAGTGGCATCGTCGTGCCCGGGACCGGCATCGCCCTGCACAACCGCGGACACAACTTCAACACCGACCCTGCCCACCCCAACGCCGTGGCGCCCGGCAAGCGTCCGTACCACACCATCATCCCCGGCTTCCTGGGTCGCACGGACGGCACCCCGGTCGGACCGTTCGGCGTGATGGGCGGCTTCATGCAGCCGCAGGGGCACCTCCAGGTCGTGCTGAACACCGCCTACTACGGCATGAACCCGCAGCAGGCGCTGGACGCCCCGCGCTGGCAGTGGCTGGACGGCACCCGGGTGGAGGTCGAACATGCCCTGGGCGGCACCCTGGCCCGCGAGCTCGCGGGGATGGGCCACGCGGTCAGCGTGCAACTCGATCCCGGGGCGTTCGGGCGCGGGCAGATGATCCGCCGCGACCCCGTGACTGGCGTGCTGGAGGGCGGTACTGAAACCCGCACTGACGGGCACATCGCGGCCTGGTAA
- a CDS encoding [LysW]-aminoadipate kinase: protein MIVVKVGGSAGIDYDAVCADIAARWKTGERLILVHGGSGETNRVAEALGHPPKFVTSPSGYTSRFTDRQTLEIFEMVYCGKMNKGIVERLQRLGVNAVGLSGLDGRILEGKHKDSVRAVENGKVKVLRGDHTGTVERVNTHLIDLLLAGGYLPVLTPPASSYDGVAINVDGDRAAAALAVALKADALLLLSNVPGLLRAYPDETSLIREIPAADVEHYLEFAQDRMKKKVLGAAEAVQGGVRRVIFGDARNGEPVSAALNGQGTVVS from the coding sequence ATGATTGTTGTGAAGGTCGGCGGAAGCGCCGGAATCGACTACGACGCCGTCTGCGCCGACATCGCCGCCCGCTGGAAGACCGGGGAACGCCTGATCCTCGTCCACGGCGGCAGCGGCGAGACCAACCGCGTCGCTGAGGCCCTCGGGCATCCCCCGAAGTTCGTCACCAGCCCCAGCGGGTACACCTCCCGCTTCACGGACCGCCAGACCCTGGAAATCTTCGAGATGGTGTACTGCGGCAAGATGAACAAGGGCATCGTCGAACGCCTCCAGCGACTCGGCGTGAACGCCGTCGGCCTCAGCGGCCTGGACGGGCGCATCTTAGAGGGGAAACACAAGGACTCGGTGCGCGCCGTCGAGAACGGCAAGGTCAAGGTGCTGCGCGGCGACCACACCGGCACGGTCGAACGCGTGAACACCCACCTGATCGACCTGCTGCTCGCTGGCGGGTACCTGCCGGTCCTCACGCCGCCCGCCAGCTCGTACGACGGCGTGGCGATCAACGTGGATGGTGACCGCGCCGCCGCCGCCCTGGCGGTCGCGCTGAAGGCGGACGCGCTGCTGCTGCTGTCCAACGTGCCGGGCCTGCTGCGCGCCTACCCCGACGAGACCAGCCTGATCCGCGAGATTCCCGCCGCAGACGTGGAACACTACCTGGAATTCGCGCAGGACCGCATGAAGAAGAAGGTGCTCGGCGCGGCTGAGGCTGTGCAGGGCGGCGTGAGGCGCGTCATCTTCGGTGACGCGCGCAACGGCGAGCCGGTCAGCGCGGCCCTGAACGGCCAGGGCACCGTCGTCTCCTGA
- a CDS encoding DUF1294 domain-containing protein: MPSTLEGVVALLLRLILAWQVVWGLVAFVAMARDKGLASEAGRTRIPERQLHALEARGGWLGSLLAQRGFRHKTRKVAYQGVFRRIALAWALADVLIVAGLILIPIIFN; this comes from the coding sequence GTGCCGTCCACCCTGGAGGGCGTAGTGGCGCTGCTGCTGCGCCTGATTCTGGCGTGGCAGGTGGTGTGGGGTCTGGTCGCCTTCGTGGCGATGGCGCGCGACAAGGGGCTGGCGTCTGAAGCGGGCCGCACGCGGATTCCCGAGCGGCAGTTGCACGCTCTGGAGGCGCGGGGCGGCTGGCTGGGCTCGTTGCTGGCGCAGCGGGGGTTCCGGCACAAGACCCGCAAGGTCGCGTACCAGGGGGTCTTCCGCCGGATCGCGTTGGCCTGGGCGCTGGCCGATGTGCTGATCGTGGCCGGGTTGATCCTGATTCCCATCATTTTCAATTGA